taaataaatacatacatacatacatacatacatacaagacaGGAGAGAGCATGCTTCCCTCTCTCCGCTCTCTGCCACATGTGAGCTTAGCAAAGAGATGGCTGTCTGCAAGCCAGGACTCGTCAGACCATAGACTTCTCAGTGCTTGGTCTTGACATGTCAGCCTCCAGAATAGTGAGAAAAGCAAACTTGTTCAAACCACCCAGTCtatgatattttttctttataatttaaaaaatatttttatatgtatgaccATATTGCCTGCACTTGTGTCTGCGTATTTCctgcatgcctggtacccttggaggccagaaaaaggcatcagagtCTCCGGAACTGGAGTCagagcagttgtgagctgtcacatggttgccgggaatggaacccaggtcctcttgaagagaaGTAAATtactgttcttaaccactgagccattgctccagccccatctgtttgtttgtttgtttcaggacagaatctcattatgtagttctggctgatCTGGGGctatgtaaccaaggctggcctcaagctcacaaagatctgcttacctctgcctctcaaatgatgggattaaaggcatgtgccaccaccgcccggcagcaagGTATTTGTCTGAACTAAGATAGTTCTGTGCCAAGGTGGGGTTTCTCCATAAGTATGGATTAACTTGTCTCTTTGGTATGAATGTATACAATTCATTCTCCTAGCCATTGGTACATGTGTGCAGACCTGATGGGGCATCTGACTATACATAGACCAACGTATGGATATGCCTGTCATATGTACCTACCCAAGGCactgtgcacgcacacacgcgcgcatgtGCGCACaggcacgcgcgcacacacacacacacacacacacacacacacacacacacacagattgaggCTGGTGTAGCTAAGTCTGACCTCAAATTTACTGTGTAACTAGAGCTccaggttctcctgcctcaacctcccaagggctggcattacaggtatgtgccaccacatccaacttctTATGTCTGAAGCTTTAGGTGCTCTTGTGAAAGGAAGACATGCATTCATGACATGCACGCCCATGTGCATGgtcacacatgtatatgtgcttACCTCTTTGCTCTCTGGTTCATCAGATGACAGTCTAAGGATAAGGTCTCTGCATGCAAACTGCCTGGGGTAAGAGTGCTAAGCATGCAGaagcctggcacatagtaggtatgGAGTAAATGCATAAAGCACACGTATGGATAGCCAGGACCCAGTGCACATGTCCCCATGTCCACAGGAACCCCTGCCATACTACATGGTACAAAAGCTCCTAGTTATATGGCCATACACTTCTGTGAGCTGACAAACAGCCTTGAAGCTGCCAGGCTGAGCCAGAACACTCCAGGCTCCTCACTCGGCACAAGGAGGCTCCTGCTGTGTGTTGGTGCTTGCATGGGGTGCAACCGAGGGTGCGTTGgcggcatgtgtgtgtgcgtgaacgTGTGTGTATGCGAGTAGGAAGAGACGTTCGCTCTCTTAGACCTTgcttctttctgtggtttggtttCTATAGAGACACTTCCTGTGGCAAAGAAAAGAGGTAGTGAGCTGGTGTTTCAGGATGTGAAGGCCCGCAGGAGCACAGCGAGCTCTCTccactgcctgcctgccaccccGAGAGCTCCGATCAGTGCTTCCACAATCCTTGTGGTGGGTGGCCCCCCGTGGCGGGGACCTGTGATCAGCGGCAGTATGCCAGGGAAGCCCAAGCACTTGGGTGTCCCCAACGGGCGCATGGTGAGTGCAGGCTCTGAGCCAGAGCCACAGGGAGGGGGTGGGCACACCTAGGGTGGAGTCCAGGAGGCACACCCAGCAAGGTTGAGGAGGAGCCCAGGGGGCTGCCAGCAGGCTGGAGAAGTTGGGCGCAGATAGCTGCTGATAATGGGACCTGGTGCTGTCACCCCAGGACCCCTCCAAAGGCCCTGCTAGGAGTCTGGTGCAACCCTAGAGATGAGCCCAGAGCACAGCAGGCACAGGCTCTGTTTCCCCACGCAGGTTGGGCTCCCTGCTCCCTCAACTGCTCCTAGGATTAGCCCTGCCTGAAACTGCTTAGAAAGTGGCATGGGGACCCAGTGGCCCTGTCACTCCTTGCTCACTCTTACAACCGCTCAAGTGCCTATGCCTCTGGGCCTCAGCCCCCTCTCCTCACCTCATGCTCTAGGTGCCCAAGATAAGGTTAAGAGCAGCCCTTGCCAGATCACTACATCAACCTGCTCCAGAGGCATCCTGCCAGATTTTTGGGGCTGCCCAGGATGGGTCAGTAAGGATGGGACAGGATGAATAGCTCTGCCTGTTCTATTCCTAGCCTCCAGGAAGGAGGGTGTGGGGCAGAGAATAGGAAATCCTGGGCTGCGGCCTTCCAGGTCATTCCCTACACCCTTCCAGGTCATTAACTCCCGATGAGAGCTGTCCCGGAGCTAGCTTCTGGTTCttctcattcattcagcaaacgGGGCAGACTGTGTTGAGCCTCCCTTTGCTTGGCAGGGAACTGGCTCATCTGGCAGAGTCACCAACAACTCCCTGACAGTCACCGTCCAAGGTCTCAGCCTAGTGCCATGGGACAAAGCCAGCGGGTCCAGAATGACCTGGGATCCCAGTTCTAgctctgttttccttccctttcctactTTGCCCTCTGTAAAATGAAACTGGAATGGATCGAAGCCCATTGCCTAAGCAGCATGATGAACCTGAGACCCTTGGAGCACTGTATTTTCCCTATATTTTCAGCCCCTCTTTAAGACTCTTTTGCCTCACTAAACAGATGAGCCATCCCAGTTCCCACCACTACTTTCCAGTTCCCAAGATTTGTCTCCACCTCTTGACTGGCAGTTTTACTGCCAGCACTGAGCTGTTTGGgtagaggggaaaggggagaccaATTCCAAAAGTTGGTCCAGCCCCCACCCAACTCCTTCTACTACCAACCCACCTTAGAAAGTCCAAGGAGAGCCTGTTTGCAAAAAATCAGCCAGACTGATGCTTCTGGAATAGAACCCAGAGCTGCGGGCCagctgagggggctggagacagacccagcctctccctcctgtGTCAGCCCATGGCTTTTCTATCCAAAAGTCATTCAGATTAAAGAGGGTGCCCCAAGCTCTGCCCTGGGTCCCGTCAAGCCCACAGCTGCCCCAGGTCCTCTCAGTAACCGCCACACGTGTTTATCTCTGTCCTTTCTGGATCAGTTCTGAACTCTCTGTATGACTCTAGAGAGCTCATGGTTCACAGATGTCGACTTGCCGGACAACAGGCAGTTTTACGAGGCCATACTTGGCTagagcagggacaggaagacAGGCGTTAGTGACTACGAGGTAGTTGAGAATGGAGAGGGGTCTGTGGGTAAGGTGCCCGGTTGTTACTTCACGGGAGAGGCTCAGAGGAGCACAACTGATATCCTGTTGAGTAGAAAGCTCCCTGTTTGCACATACCCCGTGTCCCCCAGCAGCGACTAGCTCTGGTCCCTTCCCATCCTCCAACGTTCCCTGCTGAGGCGATGTCATCAGCCTTAGCCTTCTGGCACTCTGCTTGTCAAGCAGCTGAAATGAAACCTGTCACTTCGAGAGCGCTCTGAGCCCCCTCCCGAGAAATCGTCACACGGTACCAGCTGTCACTCATCTATGTGCTTACTCATTCACTCAGGGGCTGCTCTGGGCTGTCCCACCCTAAGCACTAAAGACCCAAGTCAAGTCCCAGTTCCCCAAGCAGCCCACAGTCTGCCACAACGTAGTGAGGCACAAGAAGACAAGAGTGGAGATTACTAGAATAAAGTTCTGTTTTGGGGAAGAGCTTAGGTCAGGAATGGAGAAAGTCCAAGAGGAGCCTGGCAAGGAAAAGCATCTTCTCCATTAACTTCTAACACTGGAGAAAATGGTCCTTAAAGGATATGCAAGCTAGAGGGGGGGTGGCCCGGGGGAAACTTGCATATCAGAAAACATACAGTTACTGTGGAGGGATACATCGCGAGGAAGTCTGAGTTTAACTTTGAGTTAGCCATAGTTCTCTTTCTGGAAACTCAGGTAGCGCTGGTCCCCTCAGCAAACACTGGCAAAGAGACCTACAAGAAACTCATGTGTCTCTATGTTCCTGGTGTCCAGCTCAGGGTCAGGAATGGCAGGGGCAGGACAGGGGTATATTATAGAAGGGCCAAGACTTGAGGTCATCCCTAAGGAGCTGTCTCAAGCTGAAGGGACCAGGCACTAAGGCTGTGTAGACATCCACAAGAGCGAACAAGATCACAGGTCAGGTGCTTAACTCTGGAGGGCACCAGTGATGTGTGAGAGAATACTGGAATCGAGTCTGCTTTGAGTAAGTTTACAGTCAGGGATAGAGAAAACCTGAGGTGTCCACCAGCTGCTTGCTCCCTCTTTAAGATCTGAATCCTCTAGGGGCCCAGTTCAAGAGGAGTCCCTGGGCCCAAAGGCTGCAAGTCCTGGTCCTCCAGTGTCCCCCATTTATACTGGAAGTGGCGAGGTTGGGAGCAGTGACACCTGCCTTTAGTAACAGTGCCCATATATGGAAGCAGCCAGGAGTGGCATGGTGGAGTCTTCAGATTCCACAGCGGACAGACAAAACGTGGCTTCTCCTATCTCCACCACTTTCCAGCTCTACAGCTTTTCTGGCTTTGGGTCCCTCACCTGTAAAACAGGGGCAATAACATTCGATGCGGAGGACAGAGATGTTGAGGGTAGAGGAAGAATATGGTTGCCTGTGGCACAGGTGGATCAAGAAGCTTGAGGTGGCTTCCTCAGTGCCCTCAGGCCCCAGCTGCTCCCTTAGAGCCACTTCCTAAGAACAAAACATGACAAATTAAAGCCAGACCCGACGTGGTTGGGAGGGAGTGTCACTGGCCACCACGCCCTTCCtcatcctttcttccccttttccttcctcactcAACAAGGCACTTCAGGCGGAGGTGAGAACTGGGGTCACTGTCGAACCCAACTTCCCCATGCCCTGGAGCCTGAGTGAGCCATAGCTGTGGCTCTGGATCCCACTTTGCCACAGCTGACTCTCTGACCAAGCTGTATCCTGTCCAGACTCACGGCAGCCCCCAGAGGCGGGGAATGCTGAGCCCCATGCTCCCTAGGGGAAGATGGGCTGGAGGAAAATCTGTTATTCTAGCTGTGCAAATGTCCGAGCAGGAGCTGGACTCCTTCCTCCAAGCCCTAGATTTCTGTCCCTCTTCCACCTTTGTCCCGATTCTACTTTCAACAGCCAGAGGGGCAAGGAAGGCAGGAACAAAGAACCTCATGAGGCAGCGTGGGAGGAGGCACTGAATGGCTGTGCCTGAGCATGGAGTGGGCACTTGAACCAGAAACTTAGTCTTACAGATGCTTGGGCAGAGAATCAAAGAGGATGCCCCTGGATCCGGGATTTCAGGTAGACTCCACAACAAGACCCGCCCTTGTTAGGTTACTAGGAGCTATAGGCTGCAAGGAGGAGAGCCGCAGCATGAGtgtaggggaaagggaagggtgaAGACCAACGTTTGGAGACAACTGGTGATGGGGTAGGATCCAGGAGCGGTGCCAGGGGGCTCTAGAAGTAGGTACTCAGGCAGAGGAAACAGCAAAACAGGAAGCAGGGGTGTGGGGAAAATAGAAGTTTGATGAAGTGTGGggtggaggtgaggaggagggaaatgatgtCGGAGGGGCTCATTAGTCAAGCAGGTAGGGTTTAGCTGTAACTTGGCAACAGCAGCCCTACTGAGGCGGGCAAGGAATTGAGTCCAGGGTGGAacagtggggaggaaagggcctGGAGAAAACCTGGATGGTGGCCCTATTAAGGACATGCATTTAATTAaagataatacaaaaataaaacctctgaGAACCAAACAAAACCCTAGTGCATCTGGCTTCAGTGCCGCTTCGGCTATGTCAAGGACTCCTGCCCAGAGAGAGCTGCCTGCAAGGGACAGGCTGGTCTGGGACTGGGGGACAGCCCAAAGGCTAAGGATGCTGGAAGAGGGTAAGGCATGCACTGAGAAGGGGACGCATCCTCGAGCTAAGAGGAGGACAGCAAGGGCTTGAAGTTAGGAACACAGCTGCAGCTGTGGAGCAGCTGGGGGAGGAAGGCAGCAGTGGGCGCAGGCAGGTGTCGGGGAAGGCAATAGCAGGCTGCCTGGGGACTGCAGGCCTCCTGAAGGATCTCCCACGCCCAGGAATCAGGACTTTCTCGTCCTTAGCTGAGAGATGTGAGGACTTTGGTGGAGAGATTTGACTCTGATGACGAGGCTCATCTCGAGGAGTGTGAGGCAGAGTGTGGAGTGGCGGGGTGGGGGTCAGAGTGTGCTGCGCTGGAGGTGAGGAGTGGGTGCCACACCTAGCTCAGGCAATTGCAAACTTTCTCTCTTGCAAGGTTGCAACCCCCATGCAAGATCGTAGaataagaagaaagcagagctaGGATTTGAGTCCTTGTCTTGAGAGCCCCGACAGTTGTGCTCTTTGCTATCCTGTAGGGTAGCACACCCAAACACCCAGCAACATCAGCTTGGATGCATACTGGTGAGACAGCAGTAGCTGTAAATTCTGGAACATCCACTGCACACCACATAGGGTTTTGGGTtccttctgtgtgtctgcctcGATCAATGGAGGCAGAGCCATTATTTGCCCAATTTCCAGAGAGGCTGAAATGATAACTGAGTCTTcttcccaaagtcacacagcacgAAGTCTGACTTCAAGCAGTCTAGGTGGTGCTTGCTTCCCCCTGCCTCCAAATGTAGCACAGATGCACCAGACTACCCCCAGAGTCCTTTGAGAGGGACGAGAATCCCCTTAGGGAACGCCAGTGGCTACTCAGGGCCAGTCCCACTTGCTGCTCTGGGAAGTTACTCACGATACCATGAGCATCACTCTTATAGGGGAGATAGGAAAATGGAACCGATGGAACCAATGCGGGAAATCTCTCAATTTTTAGACATAGGAGACCCCTTTAAACTTAACTTTTTCCTTAGAGGCCAAATAATATCCTACAGTATCCTGCAGGCCtatcctgacttccacatgacCCAGGaatggagggcagagaacagagCCAGGGTGGCTTTCCCAGGCTTGcttgagggggtgggggaggggggacataATGGAAGTGTCTGTGCCAGGACTTAAGGAAAGGTAAGAAGGAATGGGGGTTGGAGGTGCTAGGAGCCTAAGTGACAGAAAAAAGACAGGATACAGGCGAGCTGTTTCAGGACCTTCACAGTGGAGACAGAAAGGTGACCACCTGAGACTGGCCGAGTTTGAACTGTTTGTGGGGCATCTGGAGGAGATAGTACAGGAAACTGTGTGGTTGGAGCGAGATGTTGCGGGGAGGCACAAAGGGCCCAGAACAGAACAAGAAAGGGGAAAGTCTGTCCTGCATGGGTAGGGAGTCCATGGGAGAGCTGGGGAGCTTCGGGAAGGTAGGAAAGATACCAAAGAATCCATTGCAAGAACTGCCAGATGTGGGGGGGGGTCTGTTTCTCCAGCGGCAGAGCTCCCAGAGAAGTCAGCTAGTGTGTGCTGTAGGGGAGAACGGAGTTGGCCTGAGGGACAGTGATACTCATTTTATGGCCCCTGGACCAATACCAGATTTGCCCAGAAAGCCTGTTGGGAATGGAAAGTTCCAAGTCCCACCCTGGATCTACTGAACCTGAATGTCAGAGGGGGTCCTCCTGGCCACTCTCTGCTAGAGTCGGAGTCTGATGGACACTACTCTGTGCCACAAATTAGCATCCATGCCACGCCCAAGGTATGGGGAGATGAGCCCCCAAGGAGAAACAAATGCAGTTAGCTACAGAAGCATCTCCTTCCTCAAAGACAAGACCGGCCTGGCCCTTACCATACCGTATGCTAGGCAGTGTTATAAACACAGTGTATACGGTTTCTGGGGGAGATCGTCATTTGTAGCAACACCCCTGTTTACAGATAGGAGCCTCTAAGTGAGCTATGTGCCCAAACTCATACAAACAGTACCTGGCAGAGGCGAGATGGAAGTCTGTGCACACCTGAACCCACCTAGAAGggctgagagagagaagggagccatGAACCACTAGAGTACTCCGAGAAGTCCCAGCACACAGTGGTTGGCACCTGATAGAACAGTGGCCAGGACGGCCTGAGCAAAGCCCTAGGCAGTAATGACTCTCTGGAGACATTCAGCCTGACTCTGTAGACAGGAAACACGGTTTCCAGCTCACGGAAGGCTGGGTCCTGTGTGGCCCAGCCTTGAAATTCCTTATAGAGTTCTACTCTAATTTTCAACCTTGGGTCTCTCCTAGGTTCTGGCTGTCTCCGATGGGGGTAAGTGACAGACTGTGTGGATGAGGCGTGACTGGGAGGGAGGGATAGGGAGGTGGAAGTGAGTGGGGACACTCCCCgccacttgctgttctttcaggtAATTTCCCTGAAGAGTAGATGCTTGCCTGCAATGGGGATTGGGCcaaaggctgaggaaggaaaacGGCTCACCCTCCTTGTCCATCTCTCCGCAGAACTGACCAGCACAGCATGTTCCCAGGGTCAGAGTGAGGGCCGAGGCAGCTCCCTCAGCATCCACAGCCTCCCCAGTGGCCCCAGCAGCCCCTTCTCCACAGATGATCAGCCTGTGGCCAGCTGGGCCCTGTCCTTTGAGAGGCTGCTACAAGacccactgggcctggcttactTCACTGTAAGCCTGGGAAGGGGGGGGGTAAGatgggaggggcaggggcaggtgccACTGCAGGGATGGGGGATTCTGAAGAGGGCATAGACAGGGCTTCAAGTTGGCCAGACTGCTCACTGCTCCTCTCTGTGGTCCCTCATCTAGCCTGTCTTTGGCACCCTTTCCCTCACCCCCGAGCTGGGAACtaactcttccttctccttgtcCTCATCTCTGCTTCGCATTTTCTTTTGGTACCCAGATCTGccaccatctgtctgtctgtctgctctcttGGCCCCGTGTCTGTGCTAGTCTTTGAACACATCCCCGATTCAGACTGTGTCTgagcctcccttcctcttctcatgcCAGGAGTTCCTGAAGAAGGAATTCAGTGCAGAGAACGTAACTTTCTGGAAAGCCTGTGAGCGGTTCCAACAGATCCCAGCCAGTGACACCAAGCAGGTGGAGAGAAAGATGGGACACAGGGGTGGGGACTAGGCCTGGAGCATGCCCCCTGACCTCTTCCGGTCCCTCATTCCCCAGCTATCTCAGGAGGCCCACAATATCTACCATGAGTTCCTGTCCAGCCAGGCGCTGAGCCCGGTGAACATCGACCGACAGGCCTGGCTTAGTGAGGAGGTGTTGGCCCAGCCCCGGCCGGATATGTTTCGAGCCCAGCAGCTTCAGGTGAGGGGACCAAGGGGCAAGGACAGGCTGAGAAGGGAGACCAGTAAAACGCCCAATAGGAGCAGACACAGAGGAGAAGTCCGAGCAAAACCAGAGTCAAATGCAGGGTCAGGGCGGGAGGAGAGGGTGAAAGCCATGGATGATAGAAGGATGGACGGGCCGGGGCCAAGAGGAGGGCGGGTCTCAGACTCCAGGTAAGTGACAGGAACTAGGGCAGGGCTTGGGCCTCTCTTACACGGGCTGGCGAGGGCAGGGACACAAGCGGTGCAAGCAGAAGCCACCCATCCAGCCCTTCACTGTCCTTTCCTGGTACCAATCGCCACCCACACCCGCTGGCCGCGCAGATCTTCAATTTGATGAAGTTCGACAGCTATGCACGCTTCGTCAAATCCCCGCTGTACCAAGAGTGCCTGCTGGCTGAGGCCGAGGGACGCCCCCTGCGGGAACCCGGCTCCACGCGCCTCGGCAGCCCCGACACCTCGAGGAAGGTGCGTACCGGGGTAGCAGGAGGCTGGGCAGGGACCTCGGACAGTCTCAGGATGGGTCTTCCCCAGCTGTGGATCCCCGTGCTGGGCTAGGACCCTGCTCCGCACTAGAGTCTTCCCTGTACCTTCAGAAGCCGAAGCTGAAGCCTGGGAAATCGCTGCCGTTGGGCGTGGAGGAGTTGGGGCAGCTGCCGCTTGCTGAGGGCTCTTGTGGCCGCCCACTCCGCAAGTCTTTTCGTAGAGGTGAGGCCGGCTCTAGGAATGGTGTGGCCAGGAAGCTTGGGTCAATTTTGGAAACGCCCCCCTCTCCCTACTTGACCCACACAGTCTGCAAGAAGGCAAAACCGAAACCCCAAAATGTAGGTTCTTGAGACCACCGGGTTTCTCCAGGAGGCTGCGCTCCCGTGCTGCAACctggaagttgggggggggggtctaccCAAGGACGCACACACTTTAAGTCCCTGCAGGATGGAGGGCCTTAAACAAGACCCGCCAAATGGGAGGGCCTCACCAGAGGGATGGTGAGAGCAAGCAGGTCTCTTCATTTCTGACTTTCCCTCAGAGATGACAGGTGGAGCCGTGAAGTCAGCACAGCGACGAGAGTCTCAGGGGTCCCTGAATTCTTCCGCCAGTCTGGACCTGGGCTTCCTCGCCTTCGTGAGCAGCAAATCTGAGGTGAGCGGCATTTGGGGGGAACAAGGTGCCTTCCTGGTAAGGGTTACTGCCATTTCCCTTCATGGGTTCCCAGCATTCCCAGTGGATGTCTGTCCTTCTACTCCTAGCTTACTCCACAAAACCatcactccacccttcttttctttccgTGCTTGATATAGTAATCTCTCTACAAATCATGGGGTTATGTTATCTGCCGACAGGTGCCTAAGCATGGGTGGGTGCCTAGGTGTACCCTGCATGATGTGTGTGGTTGCTTTGTGAAGC
This genomic window from Microtus ochrogaster isolate Prairie Vole_2 chromosome 16, MicOch1.0, whole genome shotgun sequence contains:
- the Rgs14 gene encoding regulator of G-protein signaling 14; the encoded protein is MPGKPKHLGVPNGRMVLAVSDGELTSTACSQGQSEGRGSSLSIHSLPSGPSSPFSTDDQPVASWALSFERLLQDPLGLAYFTEFLKKEFSAENVTFWKACERFQQIPASDTKQLSQEAHNIYHEFLSSQALSPVNIDRQAWLSEEVLAQPRPDMFRAQQLQIFNLMKFDSYARFVKSPLYQECLLAEAEGRPLREPGSTRLGSPDTSRKKPKLKPGKSLPLGVEELGQLPLAEGSCGRPLRKSFRREMTGGAVKSAQRRESQGSLNSSASLDLGFLAFVSSKSESHRKSLGSGEGESESRPGKYCCVYLPDGTASLALARPGLTIRDMLAGICEKRGLSLPDIKVYLVGNEQKALVLDQDCTVLADQEVRLENRITFQLELANLERVVRISAKPTKRLQEALQPILAKHGLSLEQVVLHRPGEKQLLDLEKLVSSVASQTLVLDIHPDAKMSEASSTSPCRSQGCLPRTQDKDTHLPPLPSSLLVEDASSTTGKRQTCDIEGLVELLNRVQSSGAHDQRGLLRKEDLVLPEFLQLPSQRPGSQEAPP